Proteins from a genomic interval of Nocardioides jishulii:
- a CDS encoding beta-ketoacyl-[acyl-carrier-protein] synthase family protein: MSASRVVVTGLGVTSPVGGDVPTTWSALLAGTSGVSQLTEEWAEPLGARIAARVAVEPGEVLDRVKARRMDRSGQLAVVAATEAWADAGLAESGVAPERLAVAVASGIGGVTTLLGNYDSLLEKGPRRVSPLAIPMLMPNGPAAAIGLMLGARAGVHTPVSACASGNEAIALGIDLIRLGRADVVVCGGTEAAVHALPMAAFGQMMALSKRNDDPAAASRPWDKGRDGFVLGEGAAVLVLESEEHARARGAKVYAQAAGAGITSDSHDIAQPDPAGAGATRAMGIALREADLAAGDVVHVNAHATSTPQGDVAEALAIRTALGESTEAVVTSTKSMTGHLLGAAGALESVATILALHHRTVPATINLDDPEDVGLDLAHSQRSLPEGDLAALNNSFGFGGHNVALAFRTV; encoded by the coding sequence ATGTCAGCCTCCCGTGTCGTCGTCACCGGACTCGGAGTCACCTCTCCGGTCGGCGGCGACGTTCCCACCACCTGGTCCGCCCTCCTCGCCGGCACCTCAGGTGTCTCCCAGCTCACCGAGGAGTGGGCCGAACCACTCGGCGCACGCATCGCCGCCCGCGTGGCGGTCGAGCCCGGTGAGGTGCTGGACCGCGTGAAGGCTCGACGCATGGACCGCTCCGGCCAGCTGGCCGTGGTCGCCGCCACCGAGGCATGGGCCGACGCCGGACTCGCCGAGTCCGGCGTCGCCCCCGAGCGACTGGCCGTGGCCGTCGCCTCGGGCATCGGTGGCGTCACCACGCTGCTGGGCAACTACGACTCGCTGCTCGAGAAGGGGCCCCGGCGGGTCTCCCCCCTGGCGATCCCGATGCTGATGCCCAACGGCCCCGCTGCGGCCATCGGCCTGATGCTCGGGGCGAGGGCGGGCGTCCACACCCCGGTCTCCGCCTGTGCGTCGGGCAACGAGGCGATCGCCCTGGGCATCGACCTGATCCGTCTGGGTCGCGCCGACGTCGTCGTCTGCGGCGGCACGGAGGCCGCGGTCCACGCCCTCCCCATGGCTGCCTTCGGGCAGATGATGGCGCTCAGCAAGCGCAACGACGACCCCGCCGCCGCCTCGCGGCCATGGGACAAGGGTCGCGACGGCTTCGTCCTCGGCGAAGGCGCAGCCGTGCTCGTCCTCGAGTCCGAGGAGCACGCCAGGGCCCGCGGCGCAAAGGTGTACGCCCAGGCCGCCGGCGCCGGGATCACCTCCGACTCCCACGACATCGCCCAGCCTGACCCGGCCGGTGCCGGCGCCACCCGGGCGATGGGCATCGCCCTGCGCGAGGCAGACCTCGCAGCAGGAGACGTCGTCCACGTCAACGCCCACGCCACGTCGACCCCGCAGGGTGACGTCGCCGAAGCCCTGGCGATCCGCACCGCCCTCGGCGAGTCGACCGAGGCCGTGGTCACCTCGACCAAGTCGATGACCGGCCACCTGCTCGGCGCCGCCGGCGCCCTGGAGTCGGTCGCCACGATCCTCGCGTTGCACCACCGCACGGTGCCGGCCACGATCAACCTCGACGATCCCGAGGACGTCGGCCTCGACCTCGCGCACAGCCAGCGCTCGCTCCCCGAGGGTGACCTCGCGGCGCTCAACAACTCGTTCGGCTTCGGCGGCCACAACGTCGCCCTGGCCTTCAGGACCGTCTGA
- a CDS encoding beta-ketoacyl-ACP synthase III encodes MTLVSPLATTTGAAASRILGLGSYRPSRVVPNADIVGAIDSSDEWIQQRSGIRQRRWAADHETVQMMAVEASRQALRRSGLSATDIDCVIVATVSHLLQTPAVATAVAHELGTDHAAAFDVSAACAGFCHGVALASDLVRAGSATHVLVVGVERLSDLTDLDDRGTAFIFADGAGAAVVGPSDTPGIGPVVWGSDGEQFDLIRQREDWRDVVGSDTAPGSGVMPYLTMQGNPVFRWASFAMAKTAHQALEKAGITADQLDVFVPHQANMRIIDAMARSMKLPPRVRIARDIAEQGNTSAASVPLALDRMMADGEARSGDVALLIAFGAGLAYAAQVVVVP; translated from the coding sequence ATGACGCTGGTCTCCCCGCTGGCCACCACGACCGGCGCCGCGGCCAGCCGCATTCTGGGCCTGGGCTCCTACCGGCCCAGCCGCGTGGTGCCCAACGCCGACATCGTCGGGGCGATCGACTCGAGCGACGAGTGGATCCAGCAGCGCTCGGGCATCCGCCAACGCCGCTGGGCCGCTGACCACGAGACCGTGCAGATGATGGCCGTCGAGGCGTCCCGCCAGGCGCTGCGACGCTCCGGCCTGAGCGCCACGGACATCGACTGCGTCATCGTCGCCACGGTCTCGCACCTGCTCCAGACCCCGGCCGTGGCCACTGCCGTCGCCCACGAGCTCGGCACCGACCACGCCGCGGCGTTCGACGTCTCCGCCGCCTGTGCCGGCTTCTGCCACGGCGTAGCACTGGCAAGCGACCTGGTCCGGGCCGGCAGCGCCACCCACGTGCTGGTCGTCGGGGTCGAGAGACTCAGCGACCTCACCGACCTGGACGACCGCGGCACGGCCTTCATCTTCGCGGACGGCGCCGGCGCCGCCGTCGTGGGCCCGAGCGACACCCCGGGCATCGGCCCGGTCGTGTGGGGCTCCGACGGCGAGCAGTTCGACCTGATCCGCCAGCGCGAGGACTGGCGCGACGTCGTCGGCAGCGACACGGCTCCCGGCAGCGGCGTGATGCCCTACCTCACGATGCAGGGCAACCCCGTCTTCCGCTGGGCCTCGTTCGCCATGGCGAAGACTGCCCACCAGGCCCTCGAGAAGGCCGGCATCACGGCCGACCAGCTCGACGTCTTCGTCCCGCACCAGGCCAACATGCGCATCATCGACGCGATGGCGCGCTCCATGAAGCTTCCTCCGCGCGTGCGCATCGCCCGTGACATCGCCGAGCAGGGCAACACCTCCGCCGCGTCCGTCCCCCTCGCACTCGACCGGATGATGGCCGACGGCGAGGCCCGGTCGGGTGACGTCGCCCTGCTGATCGCCTTCGGCGCCGGACTGGCGTACGCCGCCCAGGTCGTCGTCGTTCCCTGA
- a CDS encoding acyl-CoA carboxylase subunit beta, giving the protein MTTTTGARTVTKAPREDDLRNPVHRLTALFDEGTVEFLSPFDDSGMMSAVGTVHGARAVAFCSDPTVMGGAMGNDGCRVVVEAYDRALADGVPIIGLWHSGGARLAEGVLSLHAVGLIFHAMTRASGKIPQISVVLGPAAGGAAYGPALTDVVILGPEGRIFVTGPDVVRSVTGEDVDMLRLGGPEPHGRRSGVVHVLTDTEREALDSARDVASLLGDQGTLATDAVDDVDLAAYLPENKKRAYDVHPLVEGVLDEGSARELHARWAPNVVTVLGRLGGRTVGVIANNPLRLGGCLDSLSAEKASRFVRLCDALGIPLVVLVDVPGYLPGVGQEWDGVVRRGAKLLHAFAESVVPRVTVVTRKTYGGAYIAMNARSLGATKVFAWPGAEVAVMGPVAAVRIIHRRKLAEVPVDLRPQVEAELAAEHERIAGGVDKAVEIGVVDEVVSPAHTRRAIAVAIAEAHALHGPVRGQHGNIPL; this is encoded by the coding sequence ATGACCACCACGACCGGTGCACGCACCGTGACCAAGGCGCCCCGCGAGGACGACCTCCGCAACCCTGTCCACCGGCTCACGGCTCTGTTCGACGAGGGCACTGTCGAGTTCCTGAGCCCGTTCGACGACTCCGGCATGATGTCCGCGGTCGGCACCGTCCACGGCGCGCGCGCCGTCGCCTTCTGCTCCGACCCGACGGTGATGGGCGGGGCCATGGGCAACGATGGCTGCCGTGTGGTCGTGGAGGCGTACGACCGTGCGCTCGCCGACGGCGTGCCGATCATCGGCCTGTGGCACTCCGGAGGCGCCAGACTGGCCGAGGGGGTGCTGTCGTTGCACGCGGTCGGACTGATCTTCCACGCGATGACCCGCGCCTCCGGCAAGATCCCCCAGATCTCCGTCGTCCTCGGCCCGGCGGCCGGCGGCGCGGCCTACGGCCCCGCACTGACCGACGTGGTCATTCTCGGCCCTGAGGGACGCATCTTCGTGACCGGACCCGACGTGGTCCGCTCGGTCACCGGCGAGGACGTCGACATGCTGCGCCTGGGAGGTCCCGAACCCCACGGCCGTCGCTCCGGCGTCGTGCACGTCCTGACCGACACCGAGCGGGAGGCGCTCGACTCCGCCCGGGACGTCGCCTCGCTGCTCGGCGACCAGGGGACGCTTGCCACCGACGCCGTCGACGACGTCGACCTGGCCGCCTACCTGCCGGAGAACAAGAAGCGCGCCTACGACGTGCACCCGCTGGTCGAAGGGGTGCTCGACGAGGGCAGCGCACGCGAGCTCCACGCCCGCTGGGCGCCCAACGTCGTCACCGTACTCGGTCGCCTGGGCGGCCGTACGGTGGGCGTCATCGCCAACAACCCCCTGCGACTGGGCGGCTGCCTGGACTCGCTCTCGGCGGAGAAGGCCTCACGCTTCGTGCGTCTGTGCGACGCCCTGGGCATCCCCCTGGTCGTGCTCGTCGACGTGCCGGGCTACCTCCCGGGCGTCGGACAGGAGTGGGACGGGGTCGTACGCCGTGGCGCCAAGCTCCTCCACGCCTTCGCCGAGTCGGTGGTCCCCCGGGTCACGGTGGTGACCCGCAAGACCTACGGAGGCGCCTACATCGCCATGAACGCCCGGTCGCTCGGCGCCACCAAGGTGTTCGCCTGGCCCGGAGCCGAGGTGGCGGTCATGGGACCGGTCGCCGCGGTCCGCATCATCCACCGGCGCAAGCTGGCCGAGGTCCCGGTCGACCTCCGTCCGCAGGTGGAGGCGGAGCTGGCCGCTGAGCACGAGCGCATCGCGGGCGGCGTCGACAAGGCGGTGGAGATCGGGGTCGTGGACGAGGTCGTCTCCCCCGCCCACACGCGCCGCGCCATCGCCGTCGCCATCGCCGAGGCCCATGCCCTGCACGGACCGGTCCGGGGACAGCACGGGAACATCCCCCTCTGA
- a CDS encoding acyl carrier protein, producing the protein MATTEEIRSDLAEIVNEVAGVDTADVQLDKSFVDDLDVDSLSMVEVVVAAEEKFGVSIPDDQVKNLKTVGDAVAFIEQASA; encoded by the coding sequence ATGGCCACCACCGAAGAGATCCGCTCCGACCTCGCCGAGATCGTCAACGAGGTCGCCGGCGTCGACACCGCCGACGTCCAGCTCGACAAGTCCTTCGTCGACGACCTCGACGTCGACTCCCTCTCCATGGTCGAGGTCGTCGTGGCCGCCGAGGAGAAGTTCGGCGTCTCGATCCCGGACGACCAGGTCAAGAACCTCAAGACCGTCGGCGACGCCGTCGCCTTCATCGAGCAGGCCTCTGCCTGA
- a CDS encoding DUF3145 domain-containing protein has translation MTSRTAPRPNGPATRGILFVHSTPSALSPHIEWAVGGVLGAAVSLDWTPQPAQPGTYRAELSWTGSAGTAAAIVSALRGWNHLRFEITEEPTASTEGSRYSFTPELGVFHAVTGLHGDIMIPEDRLRSVMVKAGNGETTLELEVDKLLGKPWDDELESFRYAGEGAPVRWLHQVV, from the coding sequence GTGACTTCACGTACTGCACCCCGCCCGAATGGACCTGCCACTCGGGGGATTCTGTTCGTGCACTCAACGCCTTCCGCGCTCAGCCCTCACATCGAGTGGGCTGTGGGGGGCGTGCTCGGCGCTGCCGTGAGTCTCGACTGGACCCCTCAGCCGGCACAGCCCGGCACCTACCGTGCCGAGCTCTCCTGGACCGGATCGGCCGGGACCGCTGCTGCGATCGTTTCTGCGCTGCGCGGATGGAACCACCTGCGGTTCGAGATCACGGAGGAGCCCACGGCGTCGACCGAGGGCTCCCGCTACTCGTTCACGCCCGAGCTCGGCGTCTTCCACGCCGTCACCGGGCTGCACGGCGACATCATGATCCCCGAGGACCGTCTGCGCTCCGTGATGGTGAAGGCCGGGAACGGCGAGACCACCCTCGAGCTCGAGGTGGACAAGCTGCTCGGCAAGCCGTGGGACGACGAGCTGGAGTCCTTCCGGTACGCCGGTGAGGGCGCCCCCGTCCGCTGGCTCCACCAGGTCGTCTGA